The following proteins are co-located in the Pedobacter frigiditerrae genome:
- a CDS encoding RagB/SusD family nutrient uptake outer membrane protein, whose protein sequence is MKKYTIILLMALTFTSLGCKKFLNLTPTDALSGNNFWQTQKDVETFTNGLYAKLKNKVNAGFVTVGDLRSAPINTTDGSYGTFLSNNDLRGLQSSSSPTSGNPAQTQWTIGWTFRNITQWKPFYDIIASANLLYEKMDEVPAGVLSDAEIKRYKAEAVFVRNLCYLFLVRLYGDVPYYTSSLNTTALPRTPMLQVLNSCITDMDAVKADLPWTYTNPSLVGVRAMRGGAIALLMHLNMWAAGFDAETNKPKYYTNVKQLGIEISSTSDYGLLTYTQEDNKRIFKGRTKESLFEIFQSFNNGEKFSGYANLGYVLSHYPYLGPQSFTTSRGFYLKTWMDKIYSDGAPDVRKDLWFENRTANNTTFQFKKFANVYVSGISVQNDDDLIIFRLSDAYLLTAEALAELGEDIEAKTYLNKVRQRANATSINSTGEILKKDIYLERVRELMGEGHFYYDLVRTKKICDPEYCISPVAVSNFNSGAWTWPIDQSALIENPGMTLNNYWR, encoded by the coding sequence ATGAAAAAATATACAATTATACTTTTAATGGCTTTAACTTTTACGAGCTTAGGTTGTAAAAAGTTCTTGAACCTTACGCCAACGGATGCCCTGTCGGGTAACAATTTTTGGCAAACACAAAAAGATGTGGAAACCTTTACTAATGGTTTGTATGCTAAACTTAAAAATAAAGTTAACGCTGGTTTTGTAACAGTTGGCGACTTAAGGTCTGCACCTATTAATACCACAGATGGTAGTTATGGTACATTCCTTTCTAATAATGATTTAAGAGGATTACAATCGTCCTCATCACCAACTTCAGGAAATCCTGCTCAAACTCAATGGACAATTGGATGGACATTTAGGAACATCACTCAGTGGAAGCCATTTTACGACATTATTGCATCAGCCAATTTACTCTACGAAAAAATGGATGAAGTTCCGGCTGGCGTTTTAAGCGATGCAGAAATTAAAAGATATAAGGCAGAAGCAGTATTTGTGCGCAATTTATGTTACTTGTTTTTGGTTCGTTTATATGGAGATGTACCTTATTATACTTCTTCTTTAAATACTACAGCATTGCCAAGAACACCAATGCTACAAGTATTAAATAGCTGTATTACTGACATGGATGCGGTAAAAGCAGATTTGCCTTGGACATATACAAACCCATCTTTAGTTGGTGTTAGAGCCATGAGGGGTGGAGCAATTGCATTGTTAATGCACTTAAATATGTGGGCTGCTGGTTTTGATGCCGAAACAAATAAACCGAAATATTATACTAATGTTAAGCAATTAGGTATAGAAATCAGTAGTACATCTGATTATGGCTTGCTTACCTATACCCAAGAAGATAATAAAAGAATATTTAAAGGCAGAACAAAAGAAAGCTTGTTCGAAATTTTCCAAAGCTTCAATAATGGAGAGAAATTTTCAGGATATGCCAATCTTGGCTATGTATTAAGTCATTATCCTTATTTGGGGCCACAAAGTTTTACAACAAGTAGAGGCTTTTATTTAAAAACTTGGATGGATAAAATTTATTCGGATGGTGCACCAGACGTAAGAAAAGATCTTTGGTTTGAAAACAGAACTGCGAATAATACTACTTTTCAATTTAAAAAGTTTGCCAATGTTTATGTAAGCGGTATTTCGGTTCAAAACGATGATGACTTGATTATCTTCCGCTTATCAGATGCTTATTTACTTACTGCAGAAGCCTTAGCTGAGCTTGGGGAAGATATAGAAGCCAAAACTTATTTAAATAAAGTAAGACAACGTGCCAATGCAACTTCAATTAACAGTACAGGTGAAATTCTAAAAAAAGATATCTATTTAGAACGAGTTAGGGAATTAATGGGTGAAGGTCATTTTTATTATGATTTAGTAAGAACTAAAAAGATATGCGACCCAGAATATTGTATAAGTCCAGTTGCAGTGTCGAATTTTAATAGTGGCGCTTGGACTTGGCCAATTGATCAATCTGCATTAATAGAAAATCCGGGTATGACTTTAAATAATTATTGGAGATAG
- a CDS encoding fasciclin domain-containing protein has protein sequence MMNKLTLKAIILIAVSTVLFTACQKDKYFFDSGTQKGTYNGSILAFLKSKPVYFDTLTRVIQIAGMNDVFDKDNITFFAPTSSAIYKSVKGLNAELRQNGKDTVSKLEQIKPEAWRELLSLYVFKGTNKLKDYPQIDTLNMAAFPGQGYTTLSGRTMNIGVLFNDAGSVKYAGYRQLYISYIPNYANPKVGLLNAPVASSDIAPTNGVVHVLAQEGFLVIPGTTSVWKSKHNFGFSTNLFINTVQSYGILPVTP, from the coding sequence ATGATGAATAAATTAACATTAAAGGCAATCATTTTAATTGCGGTAAGCACAGTGTTGTTTACTGCTTGCCAAAAAGACAAGTATTTTTTTGATAGTGGTACCCAAAAAGGTACTTACAATGGTAGCATTTTAGCCTTCCTAAAATCAAAGCCTGTTTATTTTGATACTTTAACTAGGGTGATTCAAATTGCAGGAATGAATGATGTTTTTGATAAAGACAACATTACTTTTTTTGCACCAACCAGTTCAGCCATATACAAATCGGTAAAAGGCTTAAATGCCGAATTAAGACAGAATGGTAAGGATACGGTATCAAAATTAGAGCAAATTAAACCAGAAGCTTGGAGAGAACTCTTATCATTATATGTGTTTAAGGGAACAAATAAATTAAAGGATTATCCTCAAATAGATACCTTAAATATGGCTGCATTTCCCGGTCAAGGTTATACCACTTTAAGCGGAAGAACAATGAACATAGGAGTGCTTTTTAATGATGCAGGATCAGTTAAGTATGCAGGATATCGCCAGCTTTATATTTCTTATATTCCAAATTATGCAAATCCAAAAGTTGGGTTGTTAAATGCTCCTGTAGCTAGTTCTGATATTGCACCAACTAATGGTGTGGTTCATGTGTTGGCCCAGGAAGGTTTTCTTGTTATACCCGGAACAACAAGTGTCTGGAAGAGCAAGCATAATTTTGGTTTCAGCACCAATTTGTTTATCAATACCGTTCAATCTTATGGTATTTTACCAGTAACTCCTTAA
- a CDS encoding DUF5008 domain-containing protein produces MFNNYKNITRLSQFLLMLVMVGFIYSCKKTDVIGEDPYAGGKQPLGVKFDNTLPDPALATQGSEVTVFIRGLKKYENNYKFYVNEIEATVLNLTDSTARIKVPNNASTGGLSVTTNEQTFFGPVLTIEGKVSIDDSFQQINGATYRENNGNISLASIADLSALPNGNLFLVGGFNNFDNKWTEKVPNGGIAQIDANGAYVGPIANDPSSITFGKGANGGLSSITRLSSGTHSGKYIVSGIFSSFNSTRSNRSNINSITRLNSNGTLDSTIIDVINPTPNDLTKNRDTVPTFNGGVLGSIRKSFVFGNRVYVIGDFQYYVRRFYERSTYDTKVLDIIKMNQMACLKINETNPVNEGDLDLTFHYNPVTKQSPAGGNGDITNAIQQPDGKLILVGSFTTFNGVPANRIVRINLDGSVDPSFNVGSGADADIYGITYNATTNKILITGLFKNFKNTPKQGVAMLDLDGSLTSTFNFGTITQGIPTYAGQLNNGKIIVAGGFKTYNDVIRQGFMILNPDGSLAPGYNNTGQFVGTINKIVESASGANTKVTLIGYISRFDNRSFKSILRITLKN; encoded by the coding sequence ATGTTTAATAATTACAAAAATATAACCCGTTTAAGCCAGTTTCTTTTAATGCTGGTAATGGTTGGTTTCATCTATTCATGTAAAAAAACAGATGTAATAGGTGAAGATCCTTATGCGGGAGGCAAACAACCACTAGGTGTTAAGTTTGATAATACATTACCTGACCCAGCTTTAGCTACCCAAGGTTCTGAAGTAACAGTTTTTATAAGGGGATTAAAAAAATACGAAAACAACTATAAATTTTATGTGAATGAGATTGAGGCAACCGTATTAAACTTAACTGATAGTACTGCCCGCATAAAAGTGCCCAATAATGCTAGTACCGGTGGTTTATCTGTTACAACAAATGAGCAAACCTTTTTTGGTCCAGTATTAACTATAGAAGGGAAGGTAAGTATTGATGATTCTTTTCAACAAATCAATGGTGCAACCTATCGTGAAAATAACGGAAATATAAGTCTAGCCAGTATAGCAGACTTATCGGCCTTGCCAAATGGAAACTTATTTTTAGTTGGCGGCTTTAACAATTTTGACAACAAATGGACTGAAAAGGTTCCAAACGGTGGAATTGCACAAATTGATGCGAATGGTGCTTATGTGGGGCCAATTGCTAATGATCCTTCTTCTATTACCTTTGGCAAAGGTGCAAATGGGGGCTTAAGTAGCATAACTCGATTATCATCAGGCACACATAGTGGGAAATATATTGTTTCTGGAATTTTTAGCAGTTTCAATTCTACACGATCAAATCGTTCTAACATCAATAGTATTACCAGGTTAAATAGTAATGGTACACTAGATAGTACAATTATAGATGTAATTAATCCAACACCAAATGATTTAACAAAAAATAGAGATACCGTACCTACTTTTAATGGTGGTGTTTTAGGTTCTATAAGGAAATCGTTTGTTTTTGGTAATCGAGTTTATGTAATTGGAGATTTTCAATATTATGTTAGGCGCTTTTACGAAAGATCAACTTATGATACTAAAGTATTAGATATCATTAAAATGAATCAAATGGCTTGTTTGAAAATTAACGAAACCAATCCTGTAAATGAAGGAGATTTAGATTTAACCTTCCATTATAATCCTGTAACAAAACAAAGTCCTGCAGGTGGTAATGGCGATATAACCAATGCCATACAACAACCAGATGGCAAATTAATATTGGTGGGTTCTTTTACAACTTTTAACGGTGTTCCAGCCAATCGTATTGTTCGTATAAATTTAGATGGTTCGGTAGACCCAAGCTTTAATGTTGGAAGTGGTGCAGATGCTGATATTTATGGCATTACTTATAATGCAACTACTAATAAGATTTTAATTACTGGTTTATTTAAAAATTTTAAAAATACGCCTAAACAGGGTGTGGCTATGCTAGATTTAGATGGAAGTTTAACTTCTACATTTAATTTTGGCACAATTACACAAGGTATACCAACTTATGCCGGACAACTAAATAATGGAAAAATTATCGTTGCTGGTGGTTTCAAAACGTATAACGATGTAATACGTCAAGGCTTTATGATATTAAACCCTGATGGCTCTCTAGCGCCAGGGTATAATAATACCGGACAATTTGTTGGTACTATTAATAAAATAGTAGAAAGTGCATCTGGTGCAAATACCAAGGTAACTTTAATAGGTTACATATCAAGGTTTGATAATCGAAGCTTCAAAAGTATTCTTCGCATTACATTAAAAAATTAA
- a CDS encoding DUF4983 domain-containing protein, protein MKQLNRKQELILVNGLAIICLILVLFLTSCNKDFPNTLRSEYPSDTTNIKEGKRKVLYIILDGVRGNAVSTLAPTNINLLLRNSIYTYDGLTDYQTGVTTNATAWANMTTGVIDTKHKITTENFAGNELANYPTIFTRLKAANAKYRTVSIASSASFNTNLAVDATEKQSLTTDLAVKDALINELKTKEADLIVAQFHSAETEGAANGYETTNAAYTASITTLDSYIGSIMNELKARPTFIKENWLVVIASNKGGNALPFPGSADVGAYGDPTRNNFIIYYNPKFSSQPLARPDANSFPYVGFGPRFVATTTSNGIATLSNTTVGNFGTTGEFTFMFKMKNDASSANYYPMFLGKRNAFNSVSSTGWGFLFGANGFQLDWGGTPRPGGGDIRDGIWHTIAFKIYLVGGVRTLSLFTDGKKMSTNSIDGRNIDNTTGLRIGSDLALNGNELTNFVVKDVALYNIAMSDAELAVNMRRQISATSPYFANLLGWWPGNEASGTTIGDFSGKGNNFTANASVNRASFEELSPNVSPLITTASYRVVINNVDIPSQIYNWMGIAPLTSWNLDGKIWKLLYTDVRNN, encoded by the coding sequence ATGAAACAGCTAAATAGAAAGCAAGAATTGATATTAGTAAATGGATTGGCCATTATCTGTCTAATACTAGTACTATTTCTTACCTCTTGCAACAAAGATTTTCCTAATACTTTAAGGAGCGAATACCCAAGTGATACCACTAACATTAAAGAAGGTAAGCGTAAAGTGCTTTATATCATTTTAGATGGAGTAAGGGGTAACGCGGTAAGTACATTGGCACCTACAAACATCAATTTACTTTTAAGAAATTCAATTTATACCTATGATGGGTTAACCGACTATCAAACAGGTGTAACTACAAATGCTACAGCTTGGGCAAATATGACAACTGGAGTAATTGATACTAAACACAAAATTACTACAGAGAATTTCGCCGGAAATGAGTTGGCTAATTACCCTACCATATTCACTAGGTTAAAAGCTGCAAATGCCAAATATAGAACAGTTTCTATTGCCTCAAGCGCTTCTTTTAATACAAATTTAGCGGTTGATGCTACTGAAAAACAATCTTTAACCACTGATTTAGCCGTTAAGGATGCCTTAATTAATGAGTTGAAGACTAAAGAGGCAGATTTGATTGTAGCCCAGTTTCACAGTGCAGAAACGGAAGGTGCTGCTAATGGCTATGAAACAACTAATGCTGCTTATACGGCATCCATTACTACATTGGATAGCTACATTGGAAGCATCATGAACGAGCTTAAAGCTAGGCCAACTTTTATTAAAGAAAATTGGCTTGTAGTTATAGCGTCTAATAAAGGTGGTAATGCGTTGCCATTTCCAGGTAGTGCAGATGTAGGTGCTTATGGAGATCCAACAAGAAATAACTTCATCATTTATTACAACCCTAAATTTTCTTCTCAACCTTTAGCTAGGCCAGATGCTAACTCTTTCCCTTATGTAGGGTTTGGACCAAGGTTCGTGGCAACTACAACCTCAAACGGTATTGCAACATTGAGCAATACTACCGTTGGAAATTTTGGAACTACGGGTGAATTTACCTTTATGTTTAAAATGAAAAATGATGCAAGCTCTGCTAATTATTATCCAATGTTTTTAGGAAAAAGGAATGCATTTAATAGTGTTTCTTCTACAGGTTGGGGTTTTCTATTTGGCGCAAATGGTTTTCAACTGGATTGGGGTGGAACGCCTCGCCCAGGAGGTGGAGATATACGTGATGGTATTTGGCACACTATAGCATTTAAGATTTACTTGGTTGGGGGCGTTAGAACTTTATCATTATTTACTGATGGTAAGAAAATGTCGACAAACAGTATTGATGGAAGAAACATAGACAACACAACAGGACTACGAATAGGCTCTGATCTTGCGCTTAATGGTAATGAACTTACAAATTTTGTGGTTAAGGATGTTGCATTATATAATATTGCAATGTCTGATGCAGAACTTGCTGTGAACATGAGAAGACAAATTAGTGCGACGAGTCCTTATTTTGCAAATTTACTAGGCTGGTGGCCAGGAAATGAGGCATCAGGCACAACAATTGGCGATTTTTCTGGAAAGGGCAACAATTTTACCGCAAATGCATCGGTAAACAGAGCGTCATTTGAAGAGCTGTCTCCAAATGTTAGCCCTTTAATTACTACTGCTAGCTATAGAGTAGTTATCAATAACGTAGATATTCCGTCTCAAATTTATAACTGGATGGGCATTGCACCATTAACAAGCTGGAATTTAGACGGAAAAATTTGGAAATTATTATATACTGACGTACGCAATAACTAA
- a CDS encoding M60 family metallopeptidase, which translates to MKSTRFINFTAIVAIVLGLTACKKYGIEVPDGYDDASKNQANVSIDTNMKNIDRSGYDKARLFPGLVDQSEPRIQNREFTLDLNFVNQTANNLRIAAAPRPQFSTGFYAAPGELIKIIVPAGVNGLNMQIGGHTDNLSGKVPLLRDPIIYAVKALYPGVNYMRNIYGGTIYINASFAITEPVKFIISGAVASPDFVLGVDTDAGWIAKVKASKTPWLELRTKRVVFLVPTDRVLTKINAGQLSNATALMTEWNNKFELDFNAWMGLSDNAADIKDQSPQGPWRGVLDVQLTLGYGHSGIPFVGLNDSYWFNSFTSLPDLFSSAGMWGTYHEFGHNCQQSNVWSWSTLGETTNNLFNFKVANRINADYKILHPAVTSNFPTAIAWASSAIGTRNFDSTSDAVINDPFARMTPFVQIFELYGYGAMTKLYTEARRAQRFSLNDIDKHDFTYEKLSEYCQIDLIPFFDAWGIAVSPLSQAKIGTRFPLLTKQIWTYNPLTKTGGTGNIVYTTSVVSASSPAQEGSLANMVDGNLTTFYHSQYSSPTPAQSYPFTFILNAGANIPIKGMYFNGRAGNRAGDAKTIEIFSSRDNITYTSIGTTTLPSTANRTEYIFPSGNVTAKFFKVVVTNGHTTNPYVVFAELNLIKP; encoded by the coding sequence ATGAAATCAACAAGATTTATAAATTTTACAGCGATTGTAGCAATCGTTTTAGGGTTAACCGCCTGTAAAAAATACGGGATTGAAGTACCCGATGGATATGATGATGCTTCAAAAAACCAAGCTAATGTTTCCATTGATACAAATATGAAAAACATTGATCGTTCTGGTTACGATAAAGCCCGTTTGTTTCCTGGCTTGGTTGATCAAAGTGAACCTAGAATTCAGAATAGAGAATTTACTTTAGACCTCAACTTTGTTAATCAAACAGCCAATAACTTGCGTATTGCTGCAGCACCTAGACCTCAATTTAGCACAGGTTTTTATGCAGCTCCTGGTGAATTGATAAAAATCATTGTACCAGCTGGTGTAAACGGATTAAATATGCAAATCGGTGGACATACAGATAACTTATCAGGTAAAGTGCCATTGTTGCGTGACCCTATTATTTATGCAGTTAAAGCATTGTACCCAGGTGTTAATTACATGCGTAATATTTACGGTGGCACAATCTACATTAATGCTAGTTTTGCCATTACGGAGCCAGTAAAATTTATCATTTCTGGAGCAGTAGCTTCTCCAGATTTTGTATTAGGAGTTGATACTGATGCTGGATGGATTGCAAAAGTTAAGGCTTCTAAAACACCTTGGTTAGAATTAAGAACTAAAAGAGTTGTATTCTTAGTGCCAACGGATAGGGTATTAACGAAAATAAATGCCGGTCAATTAAGTAATGCAACTGCATTAATGACAGAGTGGAACAATAAATTTGAGTTAGACTTTAATGCTTGGATGGGCTTATCAGACAATGCAGCTGATATAAAAGACCAAAGCCCACAAGGACCATGGAGAGGGGTATTGGATGTACAATTAACGCTAGGTTATGGTCACTCAGGTATTCCATTTGTAGGTTTAAACGATTCGTATTGGTTTAATAGTTTTACAAGTTTACCTGACTTATTTTCAAGTGCTGGTATGTGGGGTACTTACCATGAATTTGGTCATAATTGCCAACAATCAAATGTATGGAGCTGGAGTACCTTGGGCGAAACGACCAATAACCTATTTAACTTCAAAGTAGCTAACAGGATCAATGCAGATTATAAAATTCTTCATCCAGCAGTTACAAGTAATTTCCCTACAGCTATTGCTTGGGCATCGTCTGCTATAGGAACAAGAAATTTCGATAGTACTTCTGATGCAGTTATCAATGATCCATTTGCTAGAATGACTCCTTTTGTGCAAATTTTTGAATTGTATGGTTATGGTGCAATGACTAAATTATATACAGAAGCTCGTCGTGCTCAACGTTTTTCTTTAAACGATATTGATAAACATGACTTTACTTATGAGAAGCTTTCTGAGTATTGTCAAATTGACTTAATTCCATTTTTTGATGCATGGGGTATTGCTGTGAGTCCACTTTCTCAAGCAAAAATTGGCACAAGGTTTCCTTTGTTAACTAAACAAATCTGGACTTATAATCCGTTAACAAAAACAGGAGGGACAGGAAATATAGTTTATACAACATCTGTGGTTTCTGCTAGTTCTCCTGCACAAGAAGGCTCTCTTGCGAATATGGTAGATGGAAACCTAACAACTTTTTACCACTCGCAATACTCAAGCCCAACGCCTGCACAAAGTTATCCATTTACATTTATCTTAAATGCAGGTGCAAATATTCCAATTAAAGGTATGTACTTTAACGGTAGAGCTGGTAACAGAGCTGGCGATGCTAAAACTATTGAAATATTTAGCAGCAGAGACAATATAACTTATACAAGTATTGGTACAACTACTTTACCTAGTACTGCAAATAGAACCGAATACATATTCCCAAGTGGAAATGTAACAGCAAAATTCTTTAAAGTGGTGGTAACTAATGGACATACCACAAACCCTTATGTAGTATTTGCAGAATTGAATTTAATTAAGCCTTAA
- a CDS encoding LamG-like jellyroll fold domain-containing protein: MKLHLNIKQILPLVAFVAIIYSGCKKYDNPPPFFEDPITRSVVQRKVIVISIDGLTGSELKTIAPPTIDGLRKTSKYTYDVLRGAVANDVASWASMLNGVSYAKHLIQSDDFLPTPKPNSHETPAVFRNTFDYILQYKSLKTAIVTPWPNLRNYLRIADFAPVVSTDVAVKDSVINILNTQSQIGALVANFRDVQAAGGNGGYVATNANYKNAVLKADEYVGNIVTAIKARKTYANEDWLIILTTNHGGSSNDPKAGFLIASNKSLKEEELKKSGFNTILFKGSSVIAQVMNDNGLYDPGETKDFTVQMQVKFNVQTSYPGFLSKGTPMLGSAITGWMFRQGGAGVSAAVGGTLNGGTGKVEYNTGNAADLSWHTITMTVKMDNATTRTLTTYLDGVQVTTANILSRKSLSSSEKLTIGYKNVDNGGTSLSFQAADLCYFNTALDAATILANKGLKDITQHPKYANLTGYWPIDEGAEGILNNKAPGGYNMELSGAYTWVAMGKDVPTSVNPDPNAGGKSILLTSASVSASMLYWLNIKILPEFGMDGNPFLNQFEIEFLK; encoded by the coding sequence ATGAAATTACACCTTAATATTAAACAAATATTGCCACTGGTAGCATTTGTGGCAATCATTTACAGTGGCTGTAAAAAATATGATAATCCACCACCATTTTTCGAAGATCCGATAACTAGGAGCGTAGTGCAGCGAAAAGTTATTGTAATTAGCATTGATGGTTTAACAGGTTCTGAGCTAAAAACAATTGCCCCTCCAACTATAGATGGATTAAGAAAAACTTCTAAATATACTTATGATGTATTACGCGGTGCAGTAGCAAACGACGTTGCTTCTTGGGCTTCTATGCTTAATGGGGTTAGTTATGCTAAGCACTTAATTCAAAGTGATGACTTTTTGCCTACCCCAAAACCTAATTCACATGAAACACCAGCTGTTTTTCGTAATACCTTCGATTACATATTACAGTATAAATCATTAAAAACTGCAATTGTAACACCTTGGCCTAATCTTCGTAATTATTTACGCATTGCAGATTTTGCACCCGTTGTTAGTACTGATGTTGCCGTAAAAGATTCTGTAATAAACATATTAAATACACAATCGCAAATAGGTGCGTTGGTGGCTAATTTTAGAGATGTACAAGCAGCTGGAGGTAATGGAGGCTATGTTGCTACAAATGCAAATTATAAAAATGCAGTATTAAAGGCAGATGAGTATGTTGGCAACATTGTAACCGCTATAAAAGCTAGAAAAACTTATGCTAATGAAGATTGGTTAATTATTTTAACTACAAATCATGGAGGTAGTAGCAACGACCCTAAAGCTGGCTTTTTAATTGCTTCAAATAAAAGCTTAAAGGAAGAAGAGCTTAAGAAAAGTGGATTTAATACCATATTATTTAAAGGGTCGAGTGTTATTGCCCAAGTTATGAATGATAACGGATTGTATGATCCTGGAGAAACCAAAGATTTTACGGTTCAAATGCAAGTAAAATTTAATGTACAAACTTCTTATCCTGGATTTCTTTCAAAAGGGACACCCATGTTAGGTTCCGCCATTACAGGTTGGATGTTTAGACAAGGTGGCGCAGGTGTATCTGCTGCCGTTGGAGGTACTTTAAATGGAGGAACAGGAAAAGTAGAATACAATACTGGAAATGCAGCAGATTTATCGTGGCATACTATTACAATGACTGTAAAGATGGATAATGCAACTACTAGAACGCTAACAACCTATCTTGATGGCGTGCAAGTAACCACTGCTAACATTCTTTCAAGAAAAAGTTTAAGTTCTTCAGAAAAACTAACCATTGGATATAAAAATGTGGATAACGGTGGCACAAGTCTATCCTTCCAAGCGGCAGATTTATGTTATTTTAATACAGCTCTTGATGCTGCAACCATTTTGGCTAATAAGGGTTTAAAAGATATTACACAGCATCCAAAATATGCAAACTTAACAGGTTATTGGCCAATTGATGAAGGTGCAGAAGGAATTTTAAACAATAAAGCACCTGGAGGGTATAACATGGAACTTAGTGGTGCTTATACTTGGGTAGCAATGGGTAAGGATGTTCCAACCTCCGTTAATCCAGATCCAAATGCAGGTGGAAAATCCATTTTATTAACCTCTGCTTCTGTATCTGCTAGTATGTTATATTGGCTTAACATCAAAATTTTACCAGAATTTGGTATGGATGGTAACCCATTCTTAAACCAATTTGAAATAGAGTTTTTAAAATAA
- a CDS encoding aminoglycoside phosphotransferase family protein, translating to MFQEILASYGLHYDNFKIEPYGSGLINYTWKVSGVDKNYLLQKINANVFKEPIRIDENLLELRKFLDKYAPDYLFVSPLPNLQNETLVVFNGDYYRVFPFIQNSTSLDFVKTPEEAYQAAKQFGEFAKELDGFNTKKLKYTLVDFHNLPLRVAQFKLAIQGASVERLLEAATEINELIKLEYIAEKYQELIDNGSLKKRVVHHDTKISNVLLHQQTGEGLCVIDLDTVMPGYYISDIGDMMRTYLSEANEEEKDLSKVVVREEMFFAIYRGYMEEMGDVLSTSEKEAFVFSGKFMIYMQALRFLTDFLNNDVYYHTTYPSHNLVRAKNQLQLLKSYLSLDPIFEKVFQNNLHTI from the coding sequence ATGTTTCAGGAAATCCTAGCTAGCTATGGTTTGCATTATGATAATTTTAAGATAGAACCTTACGGTTCTGGACTTATAAACTACACTTGGAAAGTTTCGGGTGTTGATAAAAACTACCTACTACAAAAAATAAATGCCAATGTTTTTAAGGAGCCGATACGCATAGATGAGAATCTGCTTGAGTTAAGGAAGTTTTTAGATAAATACGCCCCAGATTATTTATTTGTATCGCCATTACCTAACCTTCAAAATGAAACACTCGTTGTTTTCAATGGAGACTATTATAGGGTGTTTCCTTTCATCCAAAATTCTACCTCTTTAGATTTTGTAAAAACTCCTGAAGAAGCATATCAAGCCGCAAAACAATTTGGCGAGTTTGCAAAAGAGCTTGATGGATTTAATACTAAAAAATTAAAGTATACACTTGTAGATTTTCATAATCTTCCTCTTAGGGTTGCACAGTTTAAATTGGCTATTCAAGGGGCTAGTGTAGAACGCTTACTTGAAGCGGCAACCGAAATCAATGAATTGATTAAGCTCGAATACATAGCTGAGAAATACCAAGAGCTTATCGATAATGGTAGCTTAAAAAAGCGTGTTGTTCATCATGATACTAAAATTAGTAACGTTTTGCTTCATCAGCAAACAGGAGAGGGACTTTGCGTAATAGACTTAGATACTGTAATGCCAGGCTATTATATTAGTGATATCGGCGATATGATGAGAACATACTTGTCTGAAGCAAATGAAGAGGAAAAAGACCTATCTAAAGTTGTGGTAAGAGAAGAGATGTTTTTTGCAATTTATCGTGGTTACATGGAAGAAATGGGTGATGTATTATCTACATCAGAAAAAGAAGCATTTGTTTTTAGTGGAAAGTTTATGATTTACATGCAGGCCCTAAGGTTTCTAACAGATTTCTTAAATAATGATGTTTATTACCATACAACTTATCCATCACATAATTTAGTGAGGGCAAAAAATCAACTTCAGTTGCTCAAATCATATTTGTCACTTGACCCTATTTTTGAGAAAGTTTTCCAAAATAATTTACACACAATTTGA